TCTTTTAGAGGGTGTAACCCATTGGAATCTTTTCAGGTCAATGGGCCTTGGCCTTCTCATAATGGGATTATATCCTCTCTTGAGGTCAGATGAGATAAAGAAATCCCATGGGTACCTGCTTGTATTCGCTGGCCTATTACTCCTTTTAAGGGGATTTGTGGATGTGAATTCTTCCATTGTGAAACTTTATAGTCTAATATTTTATCAGTTTGATGTTCTGATCTCGGTTATTGTCATCACAATTCTACTTTATGTAATAGCTGTTATACTTAATGAGTCTATAATTATAATAACTGAGGATAAGCAATTATAATGGGATGAGGTGGAAATGTCCCGGAGGAACGCTACCCTTAAGGCTATAATTGATGTGATATTATATGAAAATCCTTCCACGCAGGATGAGATCGCTAAAAAGTTGGGGATTACACGGCGTTATGTTACTAAATTACTTAGGCCGCTTATAAGGAAGGGTGTTGTTAAGAGGGCTTATATGGTTGATCTTCAAAGATTTGAGGAATTTGCAGATGTTTTTGGCGAGGAGGTGACTTCAAGGGAGTATGCTGGAAGTTTTTTCATTAAGGAGCTTTTGAGGGATATGGCGGGGCATGTTTGTAAGCAGCTTGAAAAGTCATTTCAAGCTCTTGCCGATTATGATAAAGAGCTTGCAGATGAAGCTCTTAGGATGGATTATGTTACTAATCATATGCATGAGAAGATCAGGTCTTCAGTTGATACTGCAATTGCTATGAATCCATATTCTGAGTTTGGGAGGGCTGTGGTGTTCACTGAGATAGCATATGATCTTGAACGTATAGGTGACCATTCAGGTATAATAGCCAATTTCACGGTTAAGGAGGCGTATCCTGTAGATCCTGAGATTATGGATTATCTTCGTAGGATGTATGAAACTGCTGTTAGAATGGTTAAAAAGGCTATGAAAGCTTTCCTTAATGAAAAATTGGAACTTAGAGATGATGTTATGAAACTTGAGAAGGAGATGCATAGGATACAGAGAAAAGCGCTTAATTGTATTGCTACTCAGATGGCTGAAACCTCTTTTGATAAGAAAGAGCGTTCAACATATTATATTTCGCTTTCAAGGATAGTTAAGACCTTTGAGAGAATAGGAGATATTTCTGTGGAGATCGTGGATACTGCAGTTGAATTCTATATGAATATTCCACGGACAACTACTCCCGAGAGGTTCAGGAGGCTATAATTTCTCAAGGATTTTGGTCATGAACTGGTTAAGGCGTTCCTATTTATTCTAGAAGTTTTTTTGGGTTGATATACCAGATGGCACGCTAAAGTTGATTTTTTGATTTTGCAACTTTTTCTTTGGTTTTTTTCCATGATATTGTATTTCTTCGAGCTTTAAGGTTTTTCTGAATGGTTTTTCTTGTGCTTCTTCGTTTATGTGGGCTATTAGTCCTGGTAATCTTCCTATCATGAATATTCCAGTTCCTGTGCTCCAGTGGAATCCTATGTCTGATAGTATTGCTGCGTTGGCTCCATCGATATTTAGGTGTATTTTTTTGGAATTGTATAGTATTTTTTCTATTTCTTTTGCTAATTCTGTGTGTGGTCCTGTGCATTTTAGTTCTTTTCCTATTTTTAATATTTTCGTTGCTCTGGGGTCTTTGTGGTGGTATCTGTGACCGTAACCAGGTATTTTCTTTCCCTTTTCTAGGTGTTCTTCTACGATTTTTTCTGCTAATACTGGTATATCTTTGTGGGATTTACATGAATTTATGGTTTCTTGGAATAATTTCATAGCCTTTTCTATGGCTCCAGCGTGGTTTTCGCCGAAGGCTAATAAACCAGCGGCTAGAGAAGTGTTTAGAGATGAACCCGTTGATCTGGTGAGGCGGGCGACTTGTGTGCTTGGTGGTGTAACACCATGATCGCAGAAGGATACCAATATGGCATTAAGCATTTTGGATTTATTTTTAGATGGTAACTCGCCCATTAATAGTAGGAATATGACTTCAGCGAAAGAATAATTTTCAATCAAATCTTCTATTAAATAACCGCGTGTAATTATACAATCTTTTTCGATGAGGGTTATGGCTGTCTTCCAGCGACAAATATTAACCTTAAAAATTTCTTTTAAGGATTTTTCTGTTATCATAGCTATCCACCATACCAGCCTTATATGTCATCATATTTAAATTTTATACTTTTAGTG
This DNA window, taken from Methanothermobacter tenebrarum, encodes the following:
- a CDS encoding phosphate uptake regulator PhoU, whose protein sequence is MSRRNATLKAIIDVILYENPSTQDEIAKKLGITRRYVTKLLRPLIRKGVVKRAYMVDLQRFEEFADVFGEEVTSREYAGSFFIKELLRDMAGHVCKQLEKSFQALADYDKELADEALRMDYVTNHMHEKIRSSVDTAIAMNPYSEFGRAVVFTEIAYDLERIGDHSGIIANFTVKEAYPVDPEIMDYLRRMYETAVRMVKKAMKAFLNEKLELRDDVMKLEKEMHRIQRKALNCIATQMAETSFDKKERSTYYISLSRIVKTFERIGDISVEIVDTAVEFYMNIPRTTTPERFRRL
- a CDS encoding citryl-CoA lyase, whose protein sequence is MITEKSLKEIFKVNICRWKTAITLIEKDCIITRGYLIEDLIENYSFAEVIFLLLMGELPSKNKSKMLNAILVSFCDHGVTPPSTQVARLTRSTGSSLNTSLAAGLLAFGENHAGAIEKAMKLFQETINSCKSHKDIPVLAEKIVEEHLEKGKKIPGYGHRYHHKDPRATKILKIGKELKCTGPHTELAKEIEKILYNSKKIHLNIDGANAAILSDIGFHWSTGTGIFMIGRLPGLIAHINEEAQEKPFRKTLKLEEIQYHGKKPKKKLQNQKINFSVPSGISTQKNF